One region of Oryza sativa Japonica Group chromosome 10, ASM3414082v1 genomic DNA includes:
- the LOC4348499 gene encoding protein CutA 1, chloroplastic, producing the protein MHVGRSSQKMPLLPSPLGSLSAAATAAPRRAAAAAGLSPLLLRRRAPIAGALLFLSLGAFAGVRSLSSSASARMESTSTTVPSIVVYVTVPNKEAGKRLAGSIISEKLAACVNIVPGIESVYWWEGKVQTDAEELLIIKTRESLLDALTEHVKANHEYDVPEVIALPIKGGNLKYLEWLKNSTRES; encoded by the exons ATGCATGTAGGCCGAAGCTCCCAGAAGATGCcactcctcccctccccgctcggatctctctccgccgccgccaccgccgccccacgccgcgccgccgcggctgccggGCTCTCGCCGCTCCTACTCCGGCGCCGCGCCCCTATCGCCGGCGCTCTCCTCTTCCTCAGCCTCGGCGCCTTCGCAGG GGTGAGAAGTCTCAGCTCTTCAGCTTCTGCTCGAATGGAGTCTACTTCCACCACTGTGCCTTCCATTGTTGTGTATGTGACAGTTCCTAATAAAGAAGCAG GAAAGAGGCTAGCTGGGAGCATTATAAGTGAGAAGCTTGCTGCTTGTGTGAACATAGTGCCTG GTATTGAATCTGTTTACTGGTGGGAAGGAAAG GTGCAAACTGATGCTGAAGAACTGCTCATCATAAAGACAAGGGAGTCTCTTCTTGATGCGTTGACCGAACACGTGAAAGCCAACCATGAGTATGA CGTTCCTGAAGTCATCGCGCTGCCCATAAAAGGAGGCAACCTCAAGTACCTGGAGTGGCTAAAGAACAGCACTAGGGAAAGCTAA
- the LOC4348499 gene encoding protein CutA 1, chloroplastic isoform X1 → MESTSTTVPSIVVYVTVPNKEAGKRLAGSIISEKLAACVNIVPGIESVYWWEGKVQTDAEELLIIKTRESLLDALTEHVKANHEYDVPEVIALPIKGGNLKYLEWLKNSTRES, encoded by the exons ATGGAGTCTACTTCCACCACTGTGCCTTCCATTGTTGTGTATGTGACAGTTCCTAATAAAGAAGCAG GAAAGAGGCTAGCTGGGAGCATTATAAGTGAGAAGCTTGCTGCTTGTGTGAACATAGTGCCTG GTATTGAATCTGTTTACTGGTGGGAAGGAAAG GTGCAAACTGATGCTGAAGAACTGCTCATCATAAAGACAAGGGAGTCTCTTCTTGATGCGTTGACCGAACACGTGAAAGCCAACCATGAGTATGA CGTTCCTGAAGTCATCGCGCTGCCCATAAAAGGAGGCAACCTCAAGTACCTGGAGTGGCTAAAGAACAGCACTAGGGAAAGCTAA